One genomic segment of Balaenoptera musculus isolate JJ_BM4_2016_0621 chromosome 11, mBalMus1.pri.v3, whole genome shotgun sequence includes these proteins:
- the LOC118903784 gene encoding cathelicidin-3-like → METQRASLALGRWPLWLLLLGLVVPLASAQALSYREAVLRAVDHINKQSSEANLYRLLELDPLPKADGDPDTPKPVSFTVKETVCPSTTQQPPEQCDFKENGLVKQCVGTVTLDQSKDQFDINCNELQSVRRIRFRPPRLPRPRPRPWIPPRFPFPRIPGKR, encoded by the exons ATGGAGACTCAGAGGGCCAGCCTCGCCCTGGGGCGGTGGCCACTGTGGCTACTGCTGCTGGGACTAGTGGTGCCCTTGGCCAGCGCCCAGGCCCTCAGCTACAGGGAAGCTGTGCTCCGTGCTGTGGATCACATCAACAAGCAGTCCTCAGAAGCTAATCTCTACCGCCTCCTGGAGCTGGACCCACTTCCCAAGGCC GATGGCGACCCGGACACCCCGAAGCCTGTAAGCTTCACAGTGAAGGAGACCGTGTGCCCCAGCACGACCCAGCAGCCCCCGGAGCAGTGTGACTTCAAGGAGaatggg CTGGTGAAACAGTGTGTGGGGACAGTCACCCTGGACCAGTCCAAGGACCAATTTGACATAAACTGTAATGAG CTTCAGAGTGTCAGGAGAATTCGTTTCCGGCCTCCACGTTTGCCAAGGCCAAGGCCACGCCCGTGGATCCCGCCAAGGTTCCCCTTTCCAAGGATTCCCGGAAAACGGTGA